The genomic region ACTGAATAtgaagctactgcctatctgacctcgtcaacaCAAAATTTCTTTGGAAGTATGATTTTTTCAGACATtctcaaaaatgaaaaaaacacCTGACCAAGATGAAGCCTCAGCCCAAAGTTAATAATGGAGGAGCGTTACCTAAACTTGACTAACATTTcacaaaactattaataaataagcCACGCGCTCTTTCCTCTACCAGTTCAATGGTCAATCTCAATCTCATCTTTATACTTCTACATCTTTATTTGGTTCGAGGTAGTGTGTGGTCCGCCTTAAGTGCAACAAAAAAGGCGCAAATAGCCAGTATTTTCCCATTCCCACATGTGcatgttaattaatttgtcGAATTAATTGTCAATACTGGAAATTTTACGATGcctaataaataagtttgtttggAATAATCAAAAACTATTGTAACCAAATTACAGTTGGGAAAAAACAGCCGGCATTTACGCACTACTCAGACATAAACACTAAAGggacaaagtcaaagtcaatttctattacatactagctgttatcccgcggttttacccacgtcccGGGGAAAATCCTTCCCGTACCCGCATAAAATATTAGGCTATGTTAATCGAGGATACTGTAGCTTATCAActgtgattttttttcaaatcagtgcAGTAGTTTCTGAGGCTTtagtgtacaaacaaataaaaaaatgagataaCACAATgacattattaataaatgtGAAGTGACAACAAACTTATCATGACTAACACAAGGAGAACTTGTTTTTTGAACGAGTTTTGCATAGGCACTTGCTATAATACCTAAGTAGTTTTATGCCGCGTGAACTAGTTATCAAACTGAAGACATTCCCGAGTAAAAAGCTCCTAGCGTacgacatggtgctgctgagtGCATCAATCTGTGGACTGAGAAAGTTAATACAGACTTGTGAGGAATATGCCTGTGGTCATGGTTTAATGTACAATGTTAAAAAAAGTCAGTATATGATCTTTGAGACAGCGGGTGCGAGATGCCCAGTAAACATACCTCCTGTGAAACTTAGCGGTGTTGCTCTGGAACGAGTTAAACAGTTTAAATACCTTGGGCATATCGTAACTGTTAGTCTTGGAGATCATGCTGACATGGAAAGGGAGCGGAGGGCATTGTCTGTTAAAGCGAATATGGTCGCTCGCAGATTTGCGAGGTGCTCACGCGAGGTCAAAGTGACACTCTTCAGAGCGTACTGTACTTCGCTGTACACGTGCAGTCTGTGGGCGCACTATACTAGCAGAGACTACAGTGCCATCCGCGTCCAATACAATAATGCATTCAGGGCAGTTGTGGGATTGCCCCGATACTGTAGCGCCTCGGGTATGTTCACAGAATCGCGCACCGATGGCTTTCAAGCTACTATGCGCAAACGCGCGGCATCCCTAGTGCGCAGAGTGCGGGCCAGTGCCAACACTATTTTGGCGATGATCGGGGATAGGCTAGACTGCCCTTTCATAAAACACTGTTCTGACAGGCATGTAACTGTGCGAATGCCAaacagaaaattttaattttagttcattttattttattgtattttattgtattttatttcattttatttcattttattttattttatttcattttattttaattttgtaattgtgatgtataattgatttattaatattgtttgattgtatgtataagttaattattaatattgtttgtgtgAATTTCTGATATGGGTGAatttgcctgaaataaatgacattttatttatttatttatttatacaaaatcaatttcacctctaaataaaaaaacaaaactggttttagtcagtaaaaagctacctacataataagaaacaattgacaaagttataaaaaatagacAAAAGTTATTAACACCTTATATTTGTATGACACACATAGAATCTAGTTTCGAGGCGTGGGCTATTCGGAATGTAGTAATTTACGCAACTCATTCAAGTTTAAAGTTGAACAAACTTCTGTGCCCTACAGCCCTATATATTACCAAGTACAGTGGGATACGACGTGGTTCCTTAATTACGAATatatgaatttgaatgtattttaaataataataaaaaagattttaatgaattCTGATTTAAAAGAGATTCATGTTAAACACTCACAGAAAAAGGATTTAAGTTGGGAAGATGAAATTTAGGGGTTAGAAAGAGTGCAAGTGACTCTATACTAGTAAACAGgaaataggaaacatttttttgtttgtaccctaaaggctctgaaactacaaATCGGATttagaaaattctttca from Helicoverpa armigera isolate CAAS_96S chromosome 4, ASM3070526v1, whole genome shotgun sequence harbors:
- the LOC135116758 gene encoding uncharacterized protein LOC135116758 is translated as MVLLSASICGLRKLIQTCEEYACGHGLMYNVKKSQYMIFETAGARCPVNIPPVKLSGVALERVKQFKYLGHIVTVSLGDHADMERERRALSVKANMVARRFARCSREVKVTLFRAYCTSLYTCSLWAHYTSRDYSAIRVQYNNAFRAVVGLPRYCSASGMFTESRTDGFQATMRKRAASLVRRVRASANTILAMIGDRLDCPFIKHCSDRHDPCVPNLCMGGRRHLREDGSLLDYTSCGGTAGPQ